The DNA segment TTATCGCCGTCGGCGTCATCAATGACAAAGGCGCTTTCACTTCCGATCAACTCAACCGAATCTACAAAATCACGCAAGAGATCGAGAAAATCGACGGGGTTATCGTGGATGACATTCTGGCTCCATCGACAGTCGATGATATCAAACAGGGAGCCGGCAACGCCATTATTATCGAACCGCTTATGGGGGGAGAGATATCCACTCAGGCCGAGGCCGATTATATTTTGAGCCGTATCAAAAGCAACCCGGTTTTGAGAGGAAAACTGGCCTCCGATGACGGCAAAGCGATCGCCCTTTTCATTCCGATTCAATCCAAGGATATGTCGAATCGTATCGCCGGAGAAATCAGTGACATCACCAAGAAGTACGGCGGAGGTGCCAAATATCATATCGCCGGACTCCCCGTGGCCCAGGATTCATTCGGGGCGCAGATGTTCGCGCAGATGGCGTACGCTGCTCCGGCAACCTTCCTGATTATATTCCTCCTCCTGTTCCTCTTCTTCCGCAACATGAAAGTGATTATTGCCCCGATGATTGTGGCTATAATGGCGGTGGTCTGGGCAATGGGCCTGCTTATCCTGACCGGCAACACGGTCCATATTATGGCGTCCATGATACCGATCTTCCTGATACCGATTGCCGTGTTGAATTCGATATATATAATTTCGGAATTTCACGCCCATTATAAAAAGAATAAGCATAAAGATGCCGCCATTCGGCATTCCATAAATGAATTATTTGTTCCGATGCTTTTTGTATCGTCAACTGCGGCTGTCGGCTTTCTCGCCCTGGCTGTGACCCCGATCCCGCCGGTGCAGGTTTTCGGGATTTTTGTCGGATTCGGTACCATGGTGGCCTGGTTCCTGTCACTGGCCATAAACCCGGCCATCGGTATGCTGATTTCGGAAAAAACCTTGCATCGTTTCGCCGACGCCGATGACGCCCACGGTCCGCTGGCCCGATTGCTTCATTTCCTGCGTGATTATTCGGCCCGTCATAATAAGGGTATCATTGCCACGGCTATGGTCGTGGTGGCGGTTTCCGCGGTCGGTTTATCTTTGATTATCGTCAATGATAATCCGGTCAAGTGGTTTAAGAAATCGCACCCTATCCGGCAGGCCGATGTCGCCATGAACGAGCATCTGGCCGGAACCTATATGAATTATCTGGTCTTTGCGACCTCGGAACCGGATGAGATCAAGACCCCCGAAGCGGAATCATATATCGAGGGAATGCAGCGCGAATTGGAAAAAGAACCGATTGTCGGGGCCACCACCGGACTTCCGGATATCGTCAAGAAGGTCCGATACGAATTATTCGGCGCCGACAGCACGAAAATGGCTCTTCCCAAGAGTCAGGACGAAATTGCCCAGATGCTTTTCATGTTTGAAATGTCCGGCGGTAATCCCGATGACCTTTTCAAATTCGTCACCCGCGATTACGACCAGGCCAATCTCTGGGTACAATTGCGCAACGGCGACAATCAGGCGGTCAGCAAGGTTATTGCCCGGGCCGACGACTATATGGCCAAGAATCCCCCCCCGGCCGGAATGACTGTCAAGTGGGCCGGATTGCCGTATGTCAATGTTGTTTGGCAGAAACTGATGGTCAGCGGCATGCGCGAAGCGCTCTTTATCGCCTTCGGGATCGTCTTTATAATGATGGTGAGTCTCTTCCGCTCCCTCCGCTGGGGTCTCATCTCGATGCTTCCGCTGACAATCACCGTCATGGCCATCTACGCCTTTATCGGCTTTGTCGGCAAACCGTACGATATGCCGATTTCGGTGCTTTCTTCGCTGACATTGGGGCTATCGGTCGATTTTGCCATCCAGTTCATTCAGCGACTGCGGACGATATATTCGCGCACCCATGATTTTAATCAGTCATATCATGACATTTTTGAGGGTGTCGGACGGGCGATCGCCAGGAACGTCCTGGTGGTCTCAATCGGCTTCGTGCCGATGCTCTTCTCCAGCCTGGTGCCGTATGTTACGGTCGGGGCCTTCTTCCTGGCGATCATGCTGGTTTCCGGATTGGTGACCATGATGCTTCTTCCGGCCCTCGCCAAGACCTTCCAGAAGAGCCTGTTCCCGGCCGTAAGCAAGAGTGATAAAGAGCCGGAGACGGCTCATCAAGCGGCTTAAACGAAAATTAATAACCGAAAGGATTCATAAAATGAAACGCTTCTCACAGATTCTGACATTGGCCCTGGTGGCCCTCCTGGCCCGCACGGTCGCGGTCAAGGCCCAGGACGCCACGGAAATTATGAAGAAATCGCATCTGGCATACTACTATGCCGGTAACGACGGCGTGGCCGAAGTGACCATGCATCTGATAGATAAAAAAGGCGGCGAAAGACTGCGGGAATTCACGATGCTTCGCCTTGATAAAGAGGACGGCGGCGACCAGAAGTACTATACCTATTTTAAAAAACCGTCCGATGTCTCCCGCCTGACCTTTATGGTCTATAAGAGTGCCGCCGGCAATGACCAGCGCTGGATCTATGTCCCTTCGGTGGATCTGGTCAAGCCGATCTCGGCCGATGACAAAAATTCCAGTTTTGTCGGGTCCGATTTCACTTACGAAGATGTCTCCGGGCGTCATTGGACCGAGGACAATCATAAATTGCTCCCCGACGGGCAGGTTGACAGCAAAGCGGTTTATGTGGTCGAATCGGTTCCCAAGAAGCCGTACAAAGGTTTTGCCAAAAGCATATCCTATATAGACAAGGACACCTATCTGCCGCTAAAGGAAGAATATTTTGATGATAAAGGGGAGATGATTCGGCGCCTGCATGCCGACAAGATCGAAGTCATTGACGGTATCCCGACCGTAACCATCCGTTCCATGGAAAATTTGAAAAAAGGTAGTAAGACGATCGTGGAGTTCTCCAAGATTACCTATAACATCGGTCTGAAAGATGACATTTTTACGGAAAGATACCTTAAGACCCCGCCTCATGAGTACATCAAGTAGGAGAGGAGTCAACCGTGAAATTGATTATTCGCAATAAATCCCTCATTTTAATTTTTCTTATGGCGGCTGCCGTGGCCGCCCCGGTCCGGGCCGATCTCAAACTCGACGGATTCATGCAGGGCCTGTACGGCGGACGGCTCGATCAAAAGAACCCGACATCGTCCGAACAGACCGCCAGTGAGAGCCGCCTTCAGCTTCGTCTGGAACAGATCAGCGACAAGAGCGAGTTTTTTGGCCGGCTCGATTTTACCTATGATGGTACCCGCGACGGCCTGAATAACGACAATTATATTTGGGAGTTGCGCGAGGCGTATCTTAAGACGCGCCTCGGCAGTCATATCGATCTCAAACTGGGGCGGCAGATTATGACTTGGGGAACCGGCGACCTGATTTTCATCAATGATGTCTTCGCCAAGGATTACCGATCTTTCTTCGTGGGGCGGGATGACCAGTATCTGAAAGCGCCCCAGAATGCACTCCGGATGGAATATTACGGTGGAATCGGCTCTCTGGCCCTCATCTGGACTCCGCGATTCGAACCGAATCGCCTGCCGGACGGCCGAACCCTCAGTTATTTCAATCCCTTTTCAGGTACAATAGTCGGCACCGGGATGGGCGAGCAGTATTATTTCTCGCCGGCACTGCCGCCCGCGAAATTCGAGAACGGAGAGTGGGCCACCCGATACAGCCGAAGAATCGGGACTTTCAATACCGCGCTCTATTTCTATAAGGGTTTCTATAAGAATCCGAACGGGGCCGTAATGACTCCCGATGGCCCGATGCCGGTCTTTCCGAAATTGAACCTCTACGGGGCCTCAATTCGCGGACCTCTGGCCGGCGGAATTGTCTGGCTGGAGGGGGGGTATTACGATTCCCGTCAGGATCGCGGGGGCCAGAATCCCCTGATGCCCAATTCCTCAACATCCGGGTTGCTCGGTTTCGAACGCCAGATAGCGACCAATCTGACGGTCAACGCCCAGTGGCAGGTTGATATCATGTCCAGTTATGACACCTACAAGGCCCAGCAGACCGCTATGCATGCTTATGCGCGCGACGAAGTCTACCATCTCTTGACATCACGTATTACCAAATTGCTTCATTCGGAACTGGTGACCGTCTCCGGCTTTGTCTTTTATTCCCCGACCGACGAAGACCTATACGCCCGCTTCTCCACCGAATACAAGTACACCGATCAGGTCACGTTCGCGGTCGGGGGGAATATTTTTGACGGCAAGCATGATGCAACTACGTTTGGTCAATTTCGGCGCAATGATAATGTATATTTGAAAGTAACTTATAACTACTGACGGTGACTTTATGACCCTTGAAAATTCCATTCGCCTGCTGGCCGGAACCCTGATTGTCCTGTCATTGAGTCTGGCAGTTCTGTTTTCGCCCTATTGGCTGTTTCTGACTCTGTTCGTCGGTCTCAATCTGATTCAATCGTCCTTTACTGGATTCTGTCCGGCAGAAATAGTTATAAAAAGATATTGCTTCAGAGCCGATACCGTCAGCACCAGGAACAAAACTGATTAGCGGCTGGAAAATTAATCTGATTTCCAATGGATGATATGCGCAAAAAAGACCGCCGGAATCACCCGGCGGTCTTTTTATTGGCAACGAATCTCCGAACCTATTTCAAAAGACTCATCTTTTTGGTGACGCTCTTGTCACCAGCGGTCATTTTGTAGAAATAAATGCCGCTGGCGACTCCGGCGCCGGCCTGATTAGTGCCATCCCATGTTACAGCATGAGATCCGGCTTCAAATTCGCCGTCAGCCAGAGTTTTCACCTTCTCACCAAGAATATTATAGACAGTGAGGTTGATTTTGGAATGCTCCGGCAGATAGAAGGAAATGGAGGTTCCGGGATTGAACGGATTGGGATAATTCTGGTAAAGGGCGAATTCCATCGGTATAGAATGAAGCGACATTTCTTTCGGGGCCGGCGTTCCGCCGATGGCCCGGCAGGCATTCACTCTTCCGGTGCCAAGTTTCCCGGCATAGGTCGGATTCAAAACGTCAATATTGTCGGCCGTACTCTCCAGACGATTGTGGATATCGAGCCAGGAGTATGAGGGGAACTGGGATTTGATCAGGGCGGCGACACCGGCGACCATCGGGGTAGCCATCGAGGTCCCGCTCATTACGGCATAATAGTCATTGGTCGGATCGCTGTAATTGTGATATGTACTGGCGATATCGACCCCGGGAGCGGAAACATCAACCCATGTTCCATAACTTGAGAAACTGGCCTTCAGGTCACTGCTGTCGGTCGCGGCGACATTAACGACATCGGTCCGAGTCCCAAGGTAATCAGCCGTTTCATTGTTGCTGTTTCCGGCGGCATGAACCACCAGCACCCCCTTGCTGATAGCGTAGTCTATAGCCGCTCCCATGCCGCTGGTATTGGATGAGCCCCAACTGCAACTGGCGATATTGGCCCCCATATTGGCGGCATAATAAAAGGCCTGGGCGGCAAAATCCATTCGGACATATCCGGTTCCGCCGGATGACAGCCAGCCGATCCTGAGACACATCACCTTCGCGCCGTTTCCGACGGCGTTTATCGTGCCGTCGCCCCAGCCGCCGGCGGTTCCGGCCACCCCGCGGTTGTTATTGGTCATGGCCGCGACAATGCCGGCACAATGAGAGCCGTGCCCTCCGAAATCGGCCGGATCATTATCGGGAGTACTGCAATCTTCCCCTTTTTTGCATCCTTTGACTCCGGTAACCCAGTCCCAGCCCATCCAGTCATCAATAAAGCCATTGCCGTCGTCGTCGATACCATTGCCTTTTATTTCACCGGGGTTGATCCAGATGTTTCCGCTGGTGGTGGGCCAGGCGGCTCCCCCCAGGTCCTTATGGTAATAACGAACACCGCCGTCAAGCACCGCCACCGTAACATTCGGATTGCCGGGATTTATGCCCCAGGCGCAGGGGCCGTCGATATCATTGTCGGTGTTGTCCGCGTATCCCCATTGATACCAGGGATAGGCCTGTCCGGAAAAATAATAATCATTCGGGACGGCATCGTAGAAGGGATGAATGCCGATCGGTTCCACCGATTCCACCTGCGGACAAGCCGCATAGGCGCTGATTACTTCTTCCAGCGGACGGCTGCCGTTATAGGTCACAATTCTGTACCCGCTCAAATCCGGGGCGCCGGCCTCCGCTTGCGCGCCGGGGAATTCCTCTTCAATCGCCACAACCCCGAATCGCTGATTCAAAACATCGATATCGGGGAGGCCGGTTACGATATTTCCTTTGGCCGCAATCGGTATGCGTGAACTTGAAGTGCTCTTGAATTTTACTACAAACTGGTCGGGGACGTATTGAGTGCCGTCGGGTGTTCCCTCGAAAGGCACATAGATCGTGTTGTCCGCCATGACGGTGGCGGCAACCAAAAGTAATGAGATTAGAAGGGATAAAGCCTTCCTCATACTCAACCTCCAAATAGTTAGCCATTACAAGGTCACTGTTGACAAGCATGAGAATTGATATTTGATATTCTGATACACCTCCTCTCGTCTAAAAATAAGACCGAACGACGCCATGGAGAATCGTCGCCCGGCCTTTCTCCTTCTACCCTGAGCGCATTGGGACCAATGATGGTTCCAAGCTGTTACCTCAAGAGCAACAGAGATGGTTCTCGTAGATTTCGTTCATCAATTTTCATATTTTTTTAAAATCGCCCATGTTTTCGCTGGACAAGGGGCCGATCGAAGTGAATAATGACTGAGATATGATGAGAATAGTCAGGATTCAACCGAATTTCAGATGGGCGATTAATGATCAAAGGGAGAGCGCCTCAAACTGTAAGATAGACCATAGCATCATCGGAATATCTGTTTTTCAGACCGTGATACGAAATGAGAGATAAGGGCTTACTATGAATGATTGCGAGCTCTGGCAAAAAATCATTGAAGGTGACAATGAGGCCTGGGCCCGGCTGATCCGCAAATATCAGTCTCTCGTTTATGCCGTTTCGACCCGGGCCGGCCTTTCCCTGTCTGATTGCGCCGATTGCTTTCAACAGACCTGGGTCATTCTTTTCAAAAATCGCCATCATATCAAGGACCCGGCTCGCCTTTCGGCCTGGCTGGTCACGACCGCCAAAAGAGAGGCCCTCCGACTGAGGCGCCGGGCGGAGCGATTCGAAGAGGATGCCGAGGATTTTTCCCTGATATCCGAAGATCCCCTTCCGGATCGGGAAGTGGAGTTGTTGGAGTGTCAGGCGCAACTGGAAATAGCGCTGAAAGAAATTGACACCCGGTGCCGCAACGTCCTGAAAGCTTTTTTCTATGCACCCGAGGAAAAATCATATGATGAAATCGCCAAAGCCTTTGGAATTCCAGCCAATAGTCTTGGGCCGATACGCCGCCGCTGCCTGGAACGCTTGAAACAAATACTACTAAAAACGGGGTATTTTGAAGAACGAAATGAGGGCAAGGAGCCTCTGTAGATATGAAAACGAGAAAGAAAATGTTGGAAGGACATCTCAATAGAAAAGAGCTAATTGAGGTCGGTCGAAAACCTGAAAAGGAGCGGCCCCGGCATCTGTCTGAGTGCGATGATTGCCGAATGGCCCTGGAATTTCTTATAAGGTTTCCGGTGGCCGGTCAGCTTCCTTTGGCCGACGCCCCGAGCGGATGGATTAATAAGGCCGTTGCTATCGCGGAGCAAAAAAGAACGGCCGATATAATAACCGGGGTGCTGGCGAAATTGATATTTGATTCCTGGACAATGTCGGAGCCGGTGGGGGTCCGGGGGCAGGGGGCAATTGAACATCGCCGTCTAAGATACGAGGCCGCCGGAATTATTTTCGATATGCGGGCCGAGCAGGGGCCCGGGGAGTGGCATATGGTGGCCCGGGCCGAAGGTGCCATTAAGGCGGCGCCGGTTCTCCTGATTGGAAAAAATAGTCATTTCGCAAATGCGGATGGCCTTTATCAATGGTCGGCCAAAAGGCCGCCCCGAAATATCAGGCTGAAATCAGATGAGGGGATAATCAAATTTCCGGAGCTGTCGTGGAAGAAAACACGAAAGAAATAGCCGCCCTCAAGTTTATCAGAACGGGAAAAACATCCGCAGGTGATCTCGCCGAACTGGCGGCGAACTGCGATCGCCTGATTCAGAAGTCGATGCATCGTTCCCTCAAAGAGGCCCTGGTTCTGGCCCGTTCTTTGGCCCGGCATGCCGGAGACAGAAAAGAATTCGCTCTCACCGCCTATCGCGCTCTCGCCAGAGTCACGCACATGAGCGGTAAACATCGCGAGGCCCTGAAAGCCTATCTTCGGGCCCGCCAACTGGCATCGACCGATCCGATGATTCGCGCCCGCATCGATCGGGCCCTGATCGATGTCTATATGTATATCGGGGATTTCGGCAAGGCGCAAGATTGCGCCCGTCGTGCTATCGTGACTTTCAAGCGGCTCAAGTCGGATGCGGATCTGGCCCAGACGCGGGTCAATTTCGGCAACTTGCTGCATCGCCGCGATAAGCATCGCGATGCCGAGAGATTGTACCGTCAGGCGGCAGAGTATTTCGAGACCACCGAGAACGAGACCGCAACAGCCCGCTGCTATTACAACCGGGCCAATACGCTGGTGCAGTTATTCGATTTCCCCGAGGCCGAGAGGCTTTATAAAAAAGCGCTCGAAATTAACAGCCGCGCCGGGTACTCACTCGAAGCCACCGATGCCCGCTATGGTCTGGCCTGGCTTCGGATGTTACAGGGGAAATTTCACGAGGCCCTGTTGGAACTCAATGTCTGCGAGAACTCTTTTCGGGAAGGCGGCGACCCCCGCGGTGAAGCGTTATGCATTCTTGACCGGGCCGAGGTTTATCTGGGGTTGGGATTGTACTCCGATGCCCTTAAAAGAGCCGGCGAAGCCATGCATCGTTTTGCCCGACTTCGCCTGCGCTATGAAAATGCCAAGGCGTCCCTTTTTAATGCCCAGGCGGCCTTCGCCATTGGGATGAAATCCCGGGCCCGCAAATCAATGGCCGCTGCAATGAAGGAATTCGGGCGTGAAAAAAATGACGGCTTTCTCGGAGTGGTGCATTTATTGTCGGCCGATTTCGCCGGCCGGAGTACCACCGCGCGCCGGTATGAAATCAAGGCCGCCCGCGATTTATTCCGACGGACCCAATTACCCCTCTGGGAAGCGGTTTGTGATCTGAAGATGACTTCCGATGCCCAGACGGCGGCTGCGGCCTTTATCCGCCTAGCCAAAAATCCCGCTGCCGGTACCGTTCCCCATCTCTATACCGCCTGGCAAACCGCTCTCGGGGACCGCAAATTCCGCCAGGGGATTGACAGCGAAGCGATGCAACACTGGCGGCAGGCCGCAAGGCGCCTTGATTTGGTGCGGGCGCAACTGCCACCTTTGGAATTGCGGGGTGCCTACACGCGCCGTTTCAATTTGCCGCATCGACGTTTGATTGAAATAGAGATGACCAAAAGGCCGCGTGTCGCTGCTGTCTGGTCGGAACGGGAAAAAACGGCCGGACTCTGGGCCCCGATTGTTGCCGATGATTCCAATCCGCAGCGTCGAAAGGTCCGGGATAGTCTATCGAAACTGGCCGCAGAAATTACCGCGCTATCGGGACAATTATATGGCAAGTCCGGAGAAAGAAA comes from the Candidatus Zixiibacteriota bacterium genome and includes:
- a CDS encoding conserved exported hypothetical protein (Evidence 4 : Unknown function but conserved in other organisms), with product MKLIIRNKSLILIFLMAAAVAAPVRADLKLDGFMQGLYGGRLDQKNPTSSEQTASESRLQLRLEQISDKSEFFGRLDFTYDGTRDGLNNDNYIWELREAYLKTRLGSHIDLKLGRQIMTWGTGDLIFINDVFAKDYRSFFVGRDDQYLKAPQNALRMEYYGGIGSLALIWTPRFEPNRLPDGRTLSYFNPFSGTIVGTGMGEQYYFSPALPPAKFENGEWATRYSRRIGTFNTALYFYKGFYKNPNGAVMTPDGPMPVFPKLNLYGASIRGPLAGGIVWLEGGYYDSRQDRGGQNPLMPNSSTSGLLGFERQIATNLTVNAQWQVDIMSSYDTYKAQQTAMHAYARDEVYHLLTSRITKLLHSELVTVSGFVFYSPTDEDLYARFSTEYKYTDQVTFAVGGNIFDGKHDATTFGQFRRNDNVYLKVTYNY
- a CDS encoding EppA_BapA family protein produces the protein MKRFSQILTLALVALLARTVAVKAQDATEIMKKSHLAYYYAGNDGVAEVTMHLIDKKGGERLREFTMLRLDKEDGGDQKYYTYFKKPSDVSRLTFMVYKSAAGNDQRWIYVPSVDLVKPISADDKNSSFVGSDFTYEDVSGRHWTEDNHKLLPDGQVDSKAVYVVESVPKKPYKGFAKSISYIDKDTYLPLKEEYFDDKGEMIRRLHADKIEVIDGIPTVTIRSMENLKKGSKTIVEFSKITYNIGLKDDIFTERYLKTPPHEYIK
- a CDS encoding hypothetical protein (Evidence 5 : Unknown function), with amino-acid sequence MKTRKKMLEGHLNRKELIEVGRKPEKERPRHLSECDDCRMALEFLIRFPVAGQLPLADAPSGWINKAVAIAEQKRTADIITGVLAKLIFDSWTMSEPVGVRGQGAIEHRRLRYEAAGIIFDMRAEQGPGEWHMVARAEGAIKAAPVLLIGKNSHFANADGLYQWSAKRPPRNIRLKSDEGIIKFPELSWKKTRKK
- a CDS encoding hypothetical protein (Evidence 5 : Unknown function), which codes for MEENTKEIAALKFIRTGKTSAGDLAELAANCDRLIQKSMHRSLKEALVLARSLARHAGDRKEFALTAYRALARVTHMSGKHREALKAYLRARQLASTDPMIRARIDRALIDVYMYIGDFGKAQDCARRAIVTFKRLKSDADLAQTRVNFGNLLHRRDKHRDAERLYRQAAEYFETTENETATARCYYNRANTLVQLFDFPEAERLYKKALEINSRAGYSLEATDARYGLAWLRMLQGKFHEALLELNVCENSFREGGDPRGEALCILDRAEVYLGLGLYSDALKRAGEAMHRFARLRLRYENAKASLFNAQAAFAIGMKSRARKSMAAAMKEFGREKNDGFLGVVHLLSADFAGRSTTARRYEIKAARDLFRRTQLPLWEAVCDLKMTSDAQTAAAAFIRLAKNPAAGTVPHLYTAWQTALGDRKFRQGIDSEAMQHWRQAARRLDLVRAQLPPLELRGAYTRRFNLPHRRLIEIEMTKRPRVAAVWSEREKTAGLWAPIVADDSNPQRRKVRDSLSKLAAEITALSGQLYGKSGERNLSPLTESKALADMRRQFREELLELEKMPENPRLSDATMSEEIAALSYRLPIIQFHLQGNEIIAFVHSGGNSYLRRFRGGRDYLADMMRRWHFILENEVLEKFLTGHRPLEAERQIWTELGEKIWIPLEVPTDAEKILIIAPGELANLPWGALEVGDSPLFERHHFIHSPSIRHFLAAEKKRSLSGEVIVFQGRSDDLPASSREIESLLERTRANDNIHMPCYRDDWPKRGPARLWHYSGHAVFCADNPFYSYLVLEDGPIFAADFRLRNCVVDLVTLAACRSGEEINLPGEESSGFVRSLLEMGARNIIASRWPVSDETTALWMKLFYDRFFNGDTILDAIRYAARNVRESHPSAYHWAAFALSGAGDLGG
- a CDS encoding Peptidase S8 and S53 subtilisin kexin sedolisin (fragment) is translated as MRKALSLLISLLLVAATVMADNTIYVPFEGTPDGTQYVPDQFVVKFKSTSSSRIPIAAKGNIVTGLPDIDVLNQRFGVVAIEEEFPGAQAEAGAPDLSGYRIVTYNGSRPLEEVISAYAACPQVESVEPIGIHPFYDAVPNDYYFSGQAYPWYQWGYADNTDNDIDGPCAWGINPGNPNVTVAVLDGGVRYYHKDLGGAAWPTTSGNIWINPGEIKGNGIDDDGNGFIDDWMGWDWVTGVKGCKKGEDCSTPDNDPADFGGHGSHCAGIVAAMTNNNRGVAGTAGGWGDGTINAVGNGAKVMCLRIGWLSSGGTGYVRMDFAAQAFYYAANMGANIASCSWGSSNTSGMGAAIDYAISKGVLVVHAAGNSNNETADYLGTRTDVVNVAATDSSDLKASFSSYGTWVDVSAPGVDIASTYHNYSDPTNDYYAVMSGTSMATPMVAGVAALIKSQFPSYSWLDIHNRLESTADNIDVLNPTYAGKLGTGRVNACRAIGGTPAPKEMSLHSIPMEFALYQNYPNPFNPGTSISFYLPEHSKINLTVYNILGEKVKTLADGEFEAGSHAVTWDGTNQAGAGVASGIYFYKMTAGDKSVTKKMSLLK
- a CDS encoding Patched family protein, whose protein sequence is MKKGLTNFSTKHPWLVISLAVLITAFFGAQFPKMKIDTDPQNMLKKDEPVRVFDEQTKDNFSLHDFIAVGVINDKGAFTSDQLNRIYKITQEIEKIDGVIVDDILAPSTVDDIKQGAGNAIIIEPLMGGEISTQAEADYILSRIKSNPVLRGKLASDDGKAIALFIPIQSKDMSNRIAGEISDITKKYGGGAKYHIAGLPVAQDSFGAQMFAQMAYAAPATFLIIFLLLFLFFRNMKVIIAPMIVAIMAVVWAMGLLILTGNTVHIMASMIPIFLIPIAVLNSIYIISEFHAHYKKNKHKDAAIRHSINELFVPMLFVSSTAAVGFLALAVTPIPPVQVFGIFVGFGTMVAWFLSLAINPAIGMLISEKTLHRFADADDAHGPLARLLHFLRDYSARHNKGIIATAMVVVAVSAVGLSLIIVNDNPVKWFKKSHPIRQADVAMNEHLAGTYMNYLVFATSEPDEIKTPEAESYIEGMQRELEKEPIVGATTGLPDIVKKVRYELFGADSTKMALPKSQDEIAQMLFMFEMSGGNPDDLFKFVTRDYDQANLWVQLRNGDNQAVSKVIARADDYMAKNPPPAGMTVKWAGLPYVNVVWQKLMVSGMREALFIAFGIVFIMMVSLFRSLRWGLISMLPLTITVMAIYAFIGFVGKPYDMPISVLSSLTLGLSVDFAIQFIQRLRTIYSRTHDFNQSYHDIFEGVGRAIARNVLVVSIGFVPMLFSSLVPYVTVGAFFLAIMLVSGLVTMMLLPALAKTFQKSLFPAVSKSDKEPETAHQAA
- a CDS encoding putative RNA polymerase sigma factor, sigma-70 family (Evidence 3 : Putative function from multiple computational evidences) encodes the protein MNDCELWQKIIEGDNEAWARLIRKYQSLVYAVSTRAGLSLSDCADCFQQTWVILFKNRHHIKDPARLSAWLVTTAKREALRLRRRAERFEEDAEDFSLISEDPLPDREVELLECQAQLEIALKEIDTRCRNVLKAFFYAPEEKSYDEIAKAFGIPANSLGPIRRRCLERLKQILLKTGYFEERNEGKEPL
- a CDS encoding conserved hypothetical protein (Evidence 4 : Unknown function but conserved in other organisms), with the translated sequence MTLENSIRLLAGTLIVLSLSLAVLFSPYWLFLTLFVGLNLIQSSFTGFCPAEIVIKRYCFRADTVSTRNKTD